CTTCCTGAAATCGGATCACTCGGCCGTCCGTCACCGACTCGACGGCCGTGGCGCTGTCGAAAACCGGAGCGTCCATGGGCTTGCCGTTCAAGCCCGGGTTGGTAGGCTGCATGATGGTGGTCGGAATGGGAAGGGTGTCGGAAATAACAAAGAAATAGTTCCCATCCACCAGCCGAAGATCGGCCAACTGTTTGAGGGCCTGGGCCTTCATTTCCCCAGTGACGTCTTCCAGCCAGGCCCCGGATCCGAAGATCCACCCCAGTTCTGGCACCAGTCGGACGTAGGACACCTTGGGTGACGGCTTGCCCTGGACCCCGGGCTTGTCCCACATGTAGGTCACCGTACCCTCGCCGTCTTTTTTGCAGACCTCGACCATCTCCTTGAAGAGGTAGACCCCTTCGGGATCCCTGTAGGTGGACAGGTCCTGTCCGTCGAGTTTGGGATTGGTGGGGTGCATGATCATGGCTGGGACGAGGTCGTTGATCCAGACGTAGTTGTCTCCATCGAAGCGGGCGTTTCTGGTGTTGGCCTTGATATGCTCGTGGATTTCCTCCAGGGACAGGAAATCCCGGTTGGCCCGGTAGTACTCTAGGGCCTGGTTGGCGACGCCGTCCACAACCCGCTTCAGATCGGCCCTGGTCTTTTCCTTGAGTTTTTCAACATTCACGGAGGTGTCGTAGAAGTATTTGACGATGCCGTAGGCCTGCTGGACGTAGTTGCGTTGTTCCTCCTTGGTCTTGGCCAGAAGATCGTCCCGTACCTCGATCTTGTCCCGGCTGGCGTAGGAGTCGAGCTCGACGATGAAGGCGGCCATGATTCCGGCGGCCAGCAGGGTCATGGCCCCGACAAGGATGAGGGCCAACCGGATGCCGATGGACAGGTCTTTGAAACGCTTCATCGCTCCTCCAGGGCTGAAGGTGGTCTGGGCATGTGGTCTTGTCATACCCCTTACATGGCCGGAGAGACCGGAGTCAATGGATCAGCCGGGAAAAGGTGGGTTCCGGGCGGTGATCGGCCTGAAGCGCGGGGGGAGCGGATATAAAAAAACCCCGGTTGGACCGGGGTTTTTTGGATGTTTTGGCGGCCGCGGCAAAGGGCGGCCCAGAGTGATCACTCCTTGGAGATGGCCTCCACCGGGCAGGTGTCGATGGCCTCGTCCACGCATTCGGCCGTGGAGTCCGGATCCAGGACCATGGCCTTTTCTCCGGAGTCGTCCAAGGCGAAGACCTCGGGGCAGATTTCCACGCAGCTCTCGCAGCCTATGCACTCTTCCTTGTTCAAGACGATGCTCATGTGTCCTCC
This Deltaproteobacteria bacterium DNA region includes the following protein-coding sequences:
- a CDS encoding ferredoxin; this translates as MSIVLNKEECIGCESCVEICPEVFALDDSGEKAMVLDPDSTAECVDEAIDTCPVEAISKE